Proteins encoded within one genomic window of Chlorobaculum sp. MV4-Y:
- the mgtA gene encoding magnesium-translocating P-type ATPase, producing MIVKHLSSIQNFGAIDILCTDKTGTLTQDRVLLQMAVDVMGEESDNVLRYAYLNSFFQTGLRNLLDRAVLEHREFAVDGSCKLVDELPFDFQRRRMSVVVDYEGDHVLISKGAVEEIYACCDRYQIDDEIYPLIGMIKDDLFEEVATLNSNGYRVLAIAYNEFSPDRKNFTHEDEKNLILLGYIAFLDPPKDSTAQALLKLREAGVKVKILTGDNALVTRKICKDVGMAVNHVVTGDELFRMKPEEFDRAVGEADVLAKLSPLQKEQVVQSLRRQEHVIGFMGDGINDAPALRAADVGISVDTAVDVAKESADIVLLEKSLMVLDDGILEGRRVFANIIKYIRMGASSNFGNMFSVVGASYLLPFLPMQPIQILLNNLLYDFSQTGIPVDNVDEEQIRSPRKWDIGNIKWFMIVIGPISSIFDYATFALMWFLFNSRIFNDPSVTNGVRDHAAQLFQTGWFVESLLTQTLIIHIIRTRKIPFLQSRASLPMLLTTLVVMAVAVWLPYLPFASRFGMVPLPLAYFGWIALFLLGYSILTHMVKTWFFKRFGGN from the coding sequence GTGATCGTCAAGCATCTTTCGTCGATCCAGAACTTTGGCGCGATCGATATTCTTTGCACCGACAAGACCGGCACCCTGACGCAGGATCGTGTTTTGCTTCAGATGGCGGTCGATGTAATGGGCGAAGAGAGCGACAACGTGTTGCGCTACGCCTACCTGAACAGCTTTTTTCAGACCGGTCTACGCAACCTGCTCGACCGGGCGGTGCTGGAGCATCGGGAGTTCGCGGTCGATGGAAGCTGCAAGCTGGTCGATGAGCTGCCATTCGATTTCCAGCGCCGCCGCATGTCCGTGGTGGTCGATTACGAGGGCGACCATGTGCTTATCTCCAAAGGCGCTGTCGAGGAGATCTACGCCTGTTGCGACCGCTACCAGATCGATGATGAAATCTACCCGCTTATTGGCATGATCAAGGATGACCTCTTCGAGGAGGTGGCCACCCTGAACAGCAACGGTTATCGCGTGCTCGCCATCGCCTACAACGAGTTCTCACCCGACAGGAAAAACTTTACCCATGAGGACGAGAAAAACCTGATTTTGCTCGGCTATATCGCCTTCCTCGACCCGCCGAAGGACTCGACCGCTCAGGCGCTGCTCAAGCTCCGAGAGGCGGGGGTGAAGGTCAAGATTTTGACCGGCGACAACGCGCTCGTGACCCGCAAGATCTGCAAGGATGTGGGCATGGCGGTCAACCATGTGGTGACGGGCGACGAGCTCTTTCGCATGAAGCCGGAGGAGTTCGACAGGGCGGTCGGTGAGGCCGATGTGCTCGCCAAGCTCTCGCCGTTGCAGAAGGAACAGGTGGTGCAGTCGCTGCGCAGGCAGGAACACGTGATCGGCTTCATGGGTGATGGCATCAACGATGCTCCCGCGCTGAGAGCTGCCGATGTGGGTATCTCGGTCGATACGGCGGTGGATGTGGCCAAGGAGTCCGCCGACATCGTGCTGCTCGAAAAGAGCCTCATGGTGCTTGACGATGGCATTCTCGAAGGACGCCGCGTCTTTGCCAACATCATCAAGTATATCCGGATGGGGGCGAGCTCGAATTTCGGCAACATGTTCAGCGTCGTTGGGGCGAGTTACCTTTTGCCGTTCCTTCCGATGCAGCCGATCCAGATTCTGTTGAACAACCTGCTCTACGATTTTTCGCAGACCGGTATTCCGGTCGATAACGTGGACGAGGAACAGATCAGAAGTCCGCGAAAGTGGGACATCGGCAACATCAAGTGGTTCATGATCGTCATCGGGCCGATCAGCTCGATTTTCGACTATGCCACCTTTGCTCTGATGTGGTTTTTGTTCAACAGCCGAATTTTCAACGATCCGTCAGTCACGAATGGTGTAAGGGATCACGCCGCCCAGCTGTTCCAGACCGGTTGGTTTGTCGAATCGCTCCTGACGCAAACGCTCATCATCCATATCATCAGGACGCGCAAAATCCCTTTCCTGCAAAGCCGCGCATCGCTTCCGATGCTGCTGACAACCCTCGTCGTCATGGCTGTTGCCGTCTGGCTGCCCTATTTACCATTTGCATCGCGTTTTGGCATGGTGCCGTTGCCGCTGGCCTATTTCGGTTGGATCGCGCTCTTCCTTCTCGGCTACAGCATATTGACGCATATGGTTAAAACCTGGTTCTTCAAACGTTTCGGAGGTAACTGA
- a CDS encoding cation-transporting P-type ATPase yields MFRTLYNKISSTSIREEAAQSRARSEDEQLLLKLCNAPAEDALRIMESRIDGLDDQQVLKRLSKYGKNEISQATRPSFLQDILHRLSSPLVIQL; encoded by the coding sequence ATGTTCAGAACCCTTTATAACAAGATTTCCTCGACATCCATACGCGAGGAGGCTGCGCAGTCGCGTGCCCGTTCCGAAGATGAACAGCTCCTGCTGAAGCTCTGCAACGCTCCGGCAGAGGATGCGTTGCGGATTATGGAAAGCCGTATTGATGGCCTTGACGACCAGCAGGTCTTGAAGCGCCTCTCGAAATACGGCAAGAATGAAATATCACAAGCCACACGCCCCTCTTTTTTGCAGGATATCCTGCATCGCCTTTCCAGTCCTCTCGTTATTCAGTTATAG